Proteins from one Mycobacterium sp. SMC-2 genomic window:
- a CDS encoding FHA domain-containing protein translates to MQGLVLQLTRAGFLMLLWVFIWSVLRILRTDIYAPTGAVMVRRGLALRSTLLPSRQRRHAARYLVVTEGALAGARITLSGQPVLIGRADDSTLVLTDDYASTRHARLSQRGSEWYVEDLGSTNGTYLDRAKVTTAVRVPIGTPIRIGKTAIELRP, encoded by the coding sequence ATGCAGGGACTTGTACTGCAGCTGACGCGTGCCGGATTTTTGATGTTGTTGTGGGTATTCATCTGGTCCGTGTTGCGGATATTGCGGACCGATATCTATGCGCCCACCGGGGCCGTCATGGTGCGTCGGGGCTTGGCGCTGCGCAGCACCCTGCTGCCGTCGCGACAACGCCGACATGCCGCGCGCTATCTGGTGGTGACCGAGGGGGCGTTGGCGGGGGCGCGCATCACGCTCAGCGGGCAGCCGGTGTTGATCGGCAGGGCTGATGACTCGACTCTGGTGCTCACCGACGATTACGCCTCGACGCGGCACGCCCGGCTGTCTCAGCGCGGTTCGGAATGGTACGTCGAGGATCTAGGATCGACCAACGGCACTTACCTTGACAGGGCAAAGGTGACGACTGCGGTACGAGTTCCCATAGGGACGCCGATTCGGATCGGCAAAACGGCGATCGAGTTGCGCCCGTGA